CGCGTTGATCAGCTCGTCCAGCACCGCGAAATTCTCGTCCCGGTTGCCAATGCTGAACATGCCCATGATCTTGCCATAATCAGAGGCGATGTTTTCGTCCAGCATGGGTTCGGGATATTCGCAACGCTTACGGTCGAAATTCTTCACGAAATACAGCAGCATGTTGGCGTTATACACGCTGTTTTCCGCCCGGAGGTTGAAACGGTAGCCGTTGTACCACAGGCGGGTATCGTCCAGCAGTTGCGCCAGTTCCAGTTGGCAATGTTCCGCCAACGGTTGCAGCAGTGTCACCACTTCCGCTTCAGTGAAACCGATGGCCTCGTTGAAATCCTCATGCAATGACAGGTTCTGCCCGATATTGAAACCGCTGGTCATGCTGTCGAGCATGACCGGGGTCACGCCCGTGACAAACAGGCGGTCGAGCACGCCCGTCAGGGTGGCGGTTTTCAGCACCTCATAGAAACTGCGCACAAAGCCACCCTTGCCCATGATGCGCTGGAACAGTTTCAAATCGTCGGCGAGGATGCTGTTGGCAAAGTGATCGTATTCGTCGATCAGCAGCAGAACTTTTTGCCCGTCCAGCAAGGTAAAGAATTGTTGCATCTTTGCTGCCGGGTCAGGTTGTTGCCCGATGCGTTGTCTGTAATCGTCCGGGTAATCGTAGCGCCCCAGAAAGCCATGCAGGTATGTTTCCACCTTGGCATTGACACGTTGGAAAACCGCGTCATGCCCGCCATTCGTGTCAATGCCACTGAAATCCATGAACAGCACCTGATAACTGTTACGCAACGGGGTCGGGTGTTGCCCGATATACAGCGTCTCAAACAGCACCTCGAATTCATTCCGGTACACCACATCGTAGTAATGCCACAGCATCGACAGGAACAGGCTTTTGCCAAAACGGCGCGGGCGCAACAGGAACAGGTACTTGCCTGCCTCTTCCAGTTGCGGGATATAAGCGGTCTTGTCGATGTAGACATAACCCTCAGTCATGAGGGTCTTGAAGTTGCTCTCGCCGTAAGGGATTTTCGGGAACATGGGCAAATCCGGCCAGTCAGGGACATGGCGTCAGTATATCACACAGGCGGATAGCCACCGATGACCTTCGTACAACCAGCCCTGCCCAGCTAGCGATTCACTTGCCTGGCGAAAGCAAAGGGGCAACGCAGTGAATTAGGCACACCCGTTGACAGACTGTTGACCAACTTTTCCTTACAGTAGGCACTTTACGGCAGCAAGCACGAAGTGAGGGAAAGGCGATGCGGGCAACTAATTTTTTTGTTTCCCTGTTATTTCTGGGTTGCAGCTTGGGGGGCATGGCATTTGCAGATACCACGGGGTTGGAACATACGGATGGTTACGGCCTGTTACCCCAGGCAGCGCGTTTTTCCAAAGAGGAAAGCGAGGCGATATTTCAGACAGGGAAACAAGCCTGCCAGTCTGATTGTGTCTCGCCTTTTGCTGAAAAACTGGGTGAAAACAACCATGTCGCCGCGTATTCCAACTGCAAATCGTCGTGCATCACACCTGAATATACGTTCATGGATGTAGCAACAAAGGCGATGAGCGTCCACACGCAAGACCCGCAGAAAGCGGGGCTGCATTATGTGGGGGTGACGTACCAATGCGTCGAATACGCCCGCCGCTGGTGGATGAGCAATGAAGGGATCACGTTTGGTGATGTTGACGGCGCGGCTGACATCATCTACCTGACTGAAGTGGAAGCTATTGCTTCAGACAAAAAATACCCAATGGGGCGGTCAATCAATGGTACGGCGCAACGCCCACCTGCAAAAGGCGATTTGGTTGTTTACTACCCCAACCGTAAAGACCCGAAGTGGCGTTTTGGTGTAAGCGTTCACGCCCTCTGATAGGCATTGCAGCGATTTTATAGTAAATTCACCCCATCCCAATAACGAGCCATTATCCCCTTGCCAGCCCTAGCCCACCCACTGCCGACCACCCTTGATGAAGCACATCAGCTGATCGTGCGCCAACAGGAACGGATAGCCGGGTTGGAGAAGCAAGCGGCACGGGGTAGTGGTGTTGGAACAGCAAGTCGAAACGCTGCAAAAACAGCTCGAAGAACTGGTGGCCAAACTGGGCAGCAGTTCCCGCAACAGCTCCAAACCGCCGTCCTCAGACAGCCCGGAACAACGGGCAGCCCGTCCAAAACGCAAGGGGAGTGGCCGCCCGCATGGCGGGCAACCCGGCCATCCACGCCACGAACGGGCGTTATATCCCCCCGAACAAGTGACCCGCACTGAACAGTATTTCCCGGAAAGCACCTGCGCCTGTGGTGGGGCAGTGGCGGTTGACTGGGAAAACCCTTACCGCCATCAGGTCACGGACATCGCCCCTCCGCCGCCACCCGAGGTGACGGAGCACCAGTTTTACCACGGTGTCTGCCAATCCTGCGGCAACCAACACCACAGCCAGTGGCCGGACTGGGTCCCCAGCGGGCAAATGGGTGCGGGTGTGATTGCCTGGATTGTGGTGCTGGCCGGACAGTTTCGCCTGTCGATGCGCCAAACCCAGCTCCTGTTGTGGGAAGTCTGGCAGGTGCGCTTCAGCACCGGGGCGATCAGCAAAGCGCAAGGCAAATCCATCCCGTGGATGGGGCCGCTGTACCGTCAGGTCGGTGAGCATGTGCGTGGGCAGGCGGTCTGCCATGCCGATGAAACCCGCCATTACCGTGGCACGAACACCTACTGGTTATGGGCATTGGCGGACAACACCGTCACGTACTTCATGACCCATTACTCACGCGGCAAGGCTGCCGCCGATGCCTTGTTGGGCAGTTTTACCGGTTATCTGGTGACAGACCACTTCAGCGGTTACGGCAATGTCCCGCCCGAACGGCGGCAACTGTGCTGGGCACACCTGATCCGGCACTTCCGCAAGATGGCCGGGCGTTGTGGCGGAGGGGGAATGGTTGGCAAACGCCTGCTGCTGATTGCCTGCGCCACCGTCCGCACCCATCACCGCTGGCAACAGCACCCCGAAGGGGCGGCACGCTACCGGCGGCGGATACTGCGCCTGCGCCGCAGCTTCCAGGCCACCCTCAGCCTGGGCGAAGCATTGGATAACTGCAAACGCACCCGCAACCAATGCAAACATCTCCGTAAAGATGAGGCCATGTGCTGGACTTTCCTCAAGGATACACGCATTCCCCTCACCAATAACCGCGCTGAACGGGTGATCCGCCCCTACGTGCAATGGCGTAAGACCAGTTTTGCCAGCCAGTCGGCACAAGGGGACAGGTTCCGGCCAACCGTGCTGACCGTGTTGGGGACTGCCCGGCAATTGGGGATGGATATGGCAACCCTGATGCGCTATGTGTGCTCCCAAGGCTTGGCTCATAAGCCGGTCGCCGTGCGCTTCCCCTTGGGGCAGGTCTGTACCCGCAAACCGCTACAAATGGCGTGAACGCTTACCGTTTTGGTCATGTGGCGGTGGTGGTTAATGTCGACCTTGACAAGGGTGAAGTCGCTTTGGCGGAAGAAAACTACAATAATAAACCCTGGCCTGCCTCCACCGATTACTCCCGCAAAATCCAGATTTTCAATATAAGTGGGCGTTATCGCCTACTGGACGTTGAAACCTTGCAAAACAAGAATATTGAGGGAGGTCTGATTGCCGGATGGGTTTATCCCTTGCTTAACAAATAATTCTGGGCGATTTCAGCACATAACGACATCTGTTGACAGACTGTTGACAGAGTTTCTTTTATGATGTTTCTGGCAGCCAACCATATCAGGTTGGCAAGCAAAATCCAGATTATTGAACGAAGGAGCGTTATACCCATGAAGAAAGTTGCCATGATGTGTGTGACAGCGATGGCTGTCTTTGCCATGTCTGCCGCCTCAGCAGATTGTACGTTGGGATGGTGTAAAGCCAATACACTTTCTGCCACCGAAAAGCTGATTTGTGCTGATGCAGGTCTGCAAGCAGCGGATAACCTGATGGATAGCCTTTACCAAGAGGTCATGAGTTATAAAGGCAAGCCTGGGCATGAGGGTATGTGGTCGGGTGAAGTGCAATCTGATCAACAGGATTGGTTAAAAAGCCGCAATCAGTTGTCTGCTAAAAATCCACTGATGGATAGCTATTTGCAACGAATTGGGGAGTTACAAACTACGCTGAAATCCATGAGCCAGTAATACGGAGAGAGTCTATGAAATCAGGAAAAATGATACTGGCATTGCCGCTGGTATTCATGGTGGCTTTGGCGAATGCCAACGATGACATCGTATTGGTAGCTGAACCAGCACAAACCTATGTTTGTCAGGATGGGAAAAGTGTGACTGCGCAGTATTTCAATAATACGGAAAAAACCATTAGTCTGGTTAAACTGACGATGGCTACAGAAGCCCGGTTCTTACCGAGCATAGTTTCAGGTAGCGGTTCTCGTTATACCGATGAACGTGATATTGAATGGTGGCTTAAAGGCGATGAGGCGTCATTGAATTACGATTTACATAGTGATGATGCCAGTAAAACAACCCTGTGTTCAATAAAGCCATAAAGCTTTTTCTCAAAAACTTCCCGCCAAAAAAGTGCCGTTTAATTATAATTTAAACGGCATATATTCATTTGAAATTCTGCCAGTCATCCTTCCAAATTTTCTTATTCTAAATTTGCTGATGAGTTAGTGACGGATGCGCTACTAATAATTCCCATCATCAAATTGGAAATCCGCACAAAAAATGGTTGCTGTTGATAGTTTGTTGACAAAGTTTTCTTTATAGTTGTTTATATGAACAGGCAGCGAGTCACGCATTAAAGTGATAATACCGTATTTTTGGGTGAGTTCCTATTGACTGAGAAAGGAGGTTGAATAGTATGTTATCTGCCACTACGACAAACACGAAGAGAGAATATACTCGATTTTTACGCAATTGGTCAGCTACTTTATTATTGATGATAGTTAGTATCAACAGTGTGACTGTTGAAGCAGGCGGCATGGGAATGGGCAATGTGGAGGGTGAACGTATTAGACAGGGATTTGTTATTACGCCAGTTCCTCTCAATTTACATAGCAAAAACCGTGCCTTGGTAGGGCTTGGCAGTTACTTGACGAATGGAGTAGGTGGGTGCAATGACTGCCATACCTCTCCGACTTATGCACCGGGTGGTAATCCGTTTAATGGTGAAGCAGAGAAAATCAATACGGATGGCTATCTCGCGGGCGGCGGGGTTTTTGGTCCATTTGTAGAAAGCAATATTACGCCGGATGCTTCTGGTTTACCTGCCGGACTGACCCGCAAAGAATTTATCAGTTTAATGCGTACAGGCAAAGACCCTCATGAAGCCAATAAAACCCTTCAGGTAATGCCATGGCCTATTTACGGAAACATGACCTATCGGGATTTGTCTGCTATTTATGAATATCTACGCTCCATCCCCGCGTTACCGAATAATTATTAAATCCAGATAGCTATACCTATAAGTGTAAGTACTGTATCTGCATGATCATAATGCGGGTAGGTCACTTGATGGCCTATCGGGGAGTTTTTGTATGAAAGTTAATTATTTATGGCTATCTGGTGTGCAGTTATAGTCTGGTGGAGTATTTTGTCATGAATATTGTATTGTTATCTGTTTTGCTCGTTGTCACATGGCTATTGGCGGCATACTTTATACATCGGGTGGCTCACATAAAACATAAATGGAACATTTTGTTCTACATTCATAAAGCTCATCATGAAATTAATTATTTGGCTTCGGATGAACAGAATTCTGCGTTCAAGATGCGCTACTTGCTGTTTTTATTTGGTGACTATCGAGGCACATTAGATGTTCTATTGACTTTAACGTTACCTGCTCTTCTTGTGTTATTTGTCCACACAGAGATTGGCCTGGGAATTTTGATCTTTCATTATATTTACGAAGTTTTTCTTAGTGAGCATGTGCTGGATCATAATCCGCGTATACGCAAGTGCGGTGCGCGCTGCTTTGCCTGGGGTGAGTACCATCTTATGCATCATCTAAAGCCATCGTGCAACTTCGGCATAATCTTGCCGATTGGTGATTACTTGTTTGGAACTTATAAAAAGCCCGCATTCAATCAATCACTTACATCAATCAATGGATATTATAGCCATGAGTTAAGCAAATAATTCATACTGTTGACAGTCTGTTGACAAAATTTTATTTATAGTTAAGTCACATCAACAAGCAATCAAACAGCAATAAGTTTTCATCGCTGTGAGCGTGTAACACTGTAGAGGAAAGGGTTATGAGTAAAGTTCAGGTACATCGTGTCTCTGATTATCTGCATGACGAGAAAACCATACGCAAAATTGCCGGGGACTTCGCCGCCTTAAATAAAAAGGTCTGGAGCAATATAACGGATGATTTTTACATCTGGGATGCGGAAAAAGTATTGGAACAATTCAGGAATTACCCGTATGGCTCATTCTTTTCAAGCAAGGATGGCAAGATAGTATCCACCTTGACCGTCATGAAAATGAACGCAAATAATTATTTGCAAGGCCCGGATAAATCGTGGGAAAGCATCACAGGCAACGGGACGCTGAATACCCACGACCCACAGGGTGACAGTGCGTATGGTGTGGATTTAACGGGTGGGTCAGGCAATACCACCAAAATGGTTAAAGCCGTTATTTTGATAGGTTTGCTTGGCGAAGGTGTCAGGTCGGTATTTTTAAGCTCCAGAATTCCACTCTATCATAAGTATGATAATATGGATGTGGATGATTATGTCATAGCTAAGCGGAAAAGCGGCAAGCCATTAGACCCGGAACTGGCTTATTATAAAAACCTCGGTTTTAAAGTTGTCGATGTGATTCCTGATTATATGAATGACCCCAAGAGCCTGAACTACGGAGTCATTATCAAGTATGACAATCCATTCTATTGGCTGACAAAGGCGATCCCTTTTATTAAATATGCCATGAGCGCACTGGGAACCCGCTTTCTTTTGTCAAGACAGCCTGTTTATCAATAAGCCAGAGGTATCCCATGAAAAATACGCTTGAATGCCGGGCAGAAAACCCGGCCATACCAGACGCTGGGCAGGAAATCGAGTTGCCCAAAAGCCTTATCAACAAGATGTCCCAAATCTCCAGGGAAGAACCTGAGCTTCTTTATTATTCGCCGCAGGAAATCGAAAAACTCTGGAAACAACAGCGGATCATTGTTTATCCCGATGTCAATGAGCCTGAGGGGTTTATTTTCAAGATTCCCATTATGAAAGGCTGGACTGAGATTACCGGTCTGTACACCTTGCCCAGCAAGCGTCCGCGCAGTTTACGCCAGAAAAGTGTTGCTGAACGGATGGTGAAGACTTGTATGGATCAATGTGCCCCCGGCGAACGGCTCATTACCTTTACACAGATTCCTGGCGTGGCGCGTTTCGCACAGAAACTGGGTTCCCAGCGCATTGGCTATTTTGACCTGCCGCTGCGGGTCTTGCTGGCTTCGTTTCTGGAAAAATGCGCTACGCCAGCCAGGTTATGGGAACTATTGCTCGGTTTACCAAGGGAACGTAACGTTGCTGTCGTGATGTATACGGCTCCTGACAAAATGCCATGAACCTGCCTGATGAGGTAAATAACCATGCGTCCTGCTTCTTTTCCGTTAGCCAGCACCGCTATGGGCTGGCGCTTTCCCGCCAGTACTCACCCGCTGTTGGGGCGGATGCAGGCCACGCCCCATCCCTCCTGGAAACTGGCGATAAGCGACCGCCTTGCATGGCTGGAAGGGCATCGCATCAACGGTGTCCCCTTGTTTCCCGCCACAGGCTACGTGGAAATGGCGCTGGCTACCGCGCGTGCACAGTTTGGCGGCGAAGCTTTCCTCCTGACCGATGTAAGTTTCCTTGCTGCTTTGTGCCTGTGCGAGCCACTGGAGCAAACCTGCCTGCGCACCAGCCTGTTCCCGGAAGACGGGCGTTTTGAAATCCATTCCCGCAACGATAGAAACATGCCCTGGCGGTTACATGCCAAAGGTGTCGTGCAAGCGTTGCCTGCCAATACCGGGAACCATCGCCTATCGCCGGATGTGCTGTACAGTCGTTGCGGCACTTTGTCACCGGCGGCTCCGGCCTATGCTGCCCTGCAAGCAGCGGGATTCGGGTATGCGGGTTTGTTTCGCGGCATGGTCAGCCTTACGGCTTGCGGGCACGAAACCCTGGCGGAACTGACGCCAGGGCGGGCAGGCTGGATCATCGACCCGGTACAGCTCGATTCCGGGCTGCAAAGTCTGCTGGCCAGCCTTGGGGGAAATGAGCACGGCCTGTTTCTGCCGGTCGGGATCAAGCGCCTTCAGGTCAACGGGGCGACAGCAGATGCCGTACTGGCTTACGGTCATTCTGCTTTCGGGGATGGTGCGGTAAGGTTACATGCCGACCTGTGCCTGCTGGATCGGAACGGGCGGGTCAGCATGGATTTGCAAGGGCTAACGGCACGACCCATGACCGCAGGTCTGGCGCAAAGGGTGTTCCGCTACCTGGGTGTGGCGGATTGCGGGAGCCGTCAACCAACCTGACGGAGAATCGCCGCCGGGTATTTTCAACTCCCTTCTTTAAACCTGACACAAAAGGTAATCAGCATGAAAAAGACTATTAAATGGGGCACAACCGCCCTGGCATTTGCCGCTATCACAATCAACACCGCCGCGTTCGCGGGTGACGGTTCCTATGCACGCGGGGATCCTGGCTTGATGGATATACAATTTAACTGGACCACCCACCAGTCAGGAGACACTGTCAAAGCCAATGAACCCGTCAAGATTGGTTTTGAGGTCGGAAACGCGGGTATGTATATCCCCCTAGGGTGGCAATATACAATCCATGTAAAAGGTGCAACTATCCAAAGCTGGGATTCTGCACCTGGCGTAACGTGCACGACTGCCGAATCAAAACTCTTTTGCTCTTCTCGCAAGCCGATACTGAAGCTTGATCCTTTCCTTAAAGGTTCCATCACTGTACTGCCACCAGCCCAGAGTGGACGCAGGATGAGATTCGCCGGTAGCATGGTGGCCCTCGTCGGTAGTCGTCCTGATGAGGCGACAATGCTCAGGGATACTAACCGTACCAATGATACGAAGATCATGTTGGAAATGAGCGCTCAATAAAAATCCCGCCAATCATTTTATTTTCCTGATAACCTCCCAGCGTTTCAGCCGGGAGACGTCATAATCCTGACTTGTACTGTCATGCCAAGGCGCAACGACGTTACTTCCTTGAGCGTGATCTTGACCTTGACTATTTTGAGGCCGAGGTTGACGGCGGGGTTATCCGGGCGGATGCCGCGTGCGCCCGCGTAGTTGGCGATTTCGCTGACTGTGCCCGCGAATACTTTGCCAGGGTAGGCGTCGGAGGTGACGTTCACCTTGTCGCCAAGCGTAACCCTGCCGACATCGGTTTCGTCCACTTCGGCATTAATCCACGTCTTGCCAAGGTCAGCAATAGCCAGGATCGGGGTTTGCGGGGTCACGCCTTCGCCTGCATCGAGATAGCGTTCAATGACTGTGCCATCAATCGGTGAGCGGATAATGGTCGTTTCCAGACGTTTGCGGTTGTATTCGCAGGCAGCCTCGGCCAGCCGCACCTGATCGCGGTAGAGGCGGATGGTTTCCGGTTTCGGCCCCGCTGCCAGCAGGTTCTTGCGTTGCTGTGCTTCGTCGGCGGTTGCCTGGGCTGCCTTGAATGCAGATTCGGCACTGTCGAGGCTGGCTTGCGGGATGGTCTTTTTCGTGATCAGTTCACGGTTGCGCTGTAACTGCCTGTGCGCTTCTTCCTGATTGGCCAGCGCACCCCGGAGCTGCGCGTCTGCCTGCAAGCGTTCTTCCTTGCGCGCGCCGGATTCGAGTTCCGCCAGCCGTGCTTTTGCTACCTGCAAATCCTGTTCACTCTGCGCCACCAGGGCTTGCAAGTCCTGATTTTCCAGCACTGCAACGGTTTGCCCGCTGTGTACCCGGTCACCTGTCTTGACCCGAATCTCCGCGACCTTGCCATTGAGTTCGCTGGTGCCGAGGTCTATGTCGTAACCGGGCATGGTTTCGACCCTGCCTTCGGCGGCAATATGGGCAGGCCGCAAGGGCGCGGTTGCCGGGCTTGTCTCGGCAGGGCGCGGCCATAAAGCGAGATAGGCAATCAGGGCAAGTAAGGTGACGGCTACGCCGATCCAGGTTTTTTTCATGATAAGAGCCTGCCATCCTGTATTTCGATAATGCGGTCGGCCACCGCTTCGGCTTTGGGGTCGTGGCTGACAATTGCTACGGCTTTCCCGGTTTCTTTGGCCAGGTTGCGCAACAGCGCCAGCACTGCGTGGCCGGTTTTGGAATCAAGGTTTGCGGTCGGTTCATCCGCCAGCAGGATCGGCGGGTCGCCTGCCAATGCCCTGGCAAGTGCGGTACGCTGCTTTTCGCCGCCGCTCATGTCACGCGGGTAAGCGTTGGCGCGGTGCGCAAGGCCGACCTGCTCCAGTAAGGCCAGCGACCGCGCTGTGATGGAACGCCGGGGTGCGCCTTTCAGCCGCAGCACGACGCCGACGTTTTCCTGTGCCGTCAGGGTGTTGAACAGGTTGAATGCCTGAAACACGAAACCAAGGTCATGACGGCGGATGTCCGGCAGCGCTGACTCCGCCAATTCGCTGACACATTTACCGGCGACCGTGACGTTACCCGTGGTCGGGCGCAGGATGCAGCCCATGATCGACAGCAGTGTGGTCTTGCCGGAACCGGATGGCCCCATGATCAGCAAGACTTCCCCCGGATACAGCGTGACGGATACGTCATCGAGGGCTTTCACACGGTTACTGCCTGCGCCATACAGTTTGCTGATGCCTTCTACGGCAAGGACGGGTTGGGTTGCATTCTTCATCCGCGAAACACCATGGCAGGGTCGAGGGTTTTGGTCTTGCGCACGGATACCCATGCAGCACTGAGACAAGTCAGGACAATGATCACGAACATGACGACGAACAATTCCCACGGCGTGGTCAGCGGTACACCGCTGCGCTCAACACCGCCGCGCACCAGCACGAGCACGGTGACGCTGATGACGAACCCAAGAACAGCGCTGACCGCCGCCTGACTGAGGATCACGGTATTGATGTCGCGGTTGCGTGCACCCATGGCCTTGAGTGTGCCGTAATCACGCAGGTGTTCCAGCGTGCTGGCGTAAATCGTCTGCCCGACAATCGCGCCGCCGATCAGCACCGCCAATATCGCTGTCAGGAAAAACGACATGCCCATACCGGTCTGAATCGTCCAGTATTCCACCGCACGGTTGATAAACTCCTGGCGCGTGTAGACATCGTTGTTCGGCAGCCTGTTACGCAGAGTTGCCACCACATCCGGCAGGGTCGCGGGGTCTTTGAGCTTGGCGACGATGAAAGAAGTCTGATTGGCGAAATTTGTGCCCGCAAGACTGCGCTCCATCCATGCATGAGAGGTAAACATGACCGGAACCGTCGTAAAACTGACCACCCCTTGCGACACGCCGACCAGCTTGAAGGATTCTTCCTTGAACACATTGACTTCCCACAATGACCCCGGAGTTAGGTCGCCAAGGCGTTGGCGGGCACTGGCATCCAGAATCATGTAGTTGCCCCCTTTGACATCGGTGGCTTGCCCGCTTTCCATCGCCCAGGGGCCACCGACGCCGCTATCCGGGTCAAAACCCACCAGCTCGACCTGTTCGCGGCGACCGTCATGCAGCTTGAGGAAACCGAACCACACCTGGATGCTGTCAGCCCGCGCCACCTCATCCAGCCCGCGCACCCGGTCAATCAGGTAATCGGGGAAAGGCTGCGAAAAATCGAAATTGGGGACGTTTTTGGACATGATCCAGATGTCAGCATCCGTGTGGCGCACAATCCCCGTAGCGTTGCCCATCATGCCGAGGTAGATACCCACCTCCATCAGGGTCAACACGCCGGAAAAGACAATGCCAACCAGCGTAATGATCAGCCTGGATCGTTCCTGAAACAGCATTTTGAATGCAAGCCAGAACATGGGCGTGGATAGCCTCGCTTACTCTAAGGTATTGGAATCAATGGATAGGTTCCTGTTGGGAACCCTGCTTGTGTATGGGCAGTGATCATACCGAAAGATTTGTTAATGGACTGTCAACAGGGTTTGTTATGTTACTCAGAACCAATTTTCCCTAAGTGGCAAACAATCAAGGTTGTTGACAGCCTGTTGACAAACTTTTCTTTATAGTGGGGTTCGTAACGAATACATGAGGAACTGGGTAGATGAGCATTCAAAAGAAGATAGTAACGGCGATGGCATTTGCAACCACCACTTTGGTGGCGATGCCCGCCAGTAGTGCCGAGCCAGATGACATCACACACGGGAAATACCTGATCCTGACCGCAGGCTGCAACGACTGCCACACCGCCGGGTATGCCGCGAGTGGCGCAACAATCCCGGAGCCTGAGTGGTTAAAGGGGGATAGCCTGGGGTTCCGTGGCCCGTGGGGAACAACCTACGCCGTCAATTTGCGCGAATACATGGCTGGGCTTAGCCAGGAGGAATGGGTTAACAAAGCCAGGACGCTGAAAGCCAGACCCCCCATGCCCTGGTGGGCGTTAAATGCCATGACTGAAAAGGATCTGAAAGCCATTTACACATACGTCAGGGCGCTGGACACGAGTGATAACAAGGTTCCCGAGTTTGTTCCGCCGGATCAGGAGCCACCGATGCCATACGTGCAGTGGCCGATGCCGCAATAAGGTTTGACCCGCTTGCAGCACATTTCCTCCAGACCGTGCTGCAAGCTCCTTTTGGCCAGCCAGCGTTCCTAACCCTCTCGCTGGTTGGCCGTTTTCTTGTTACACGGTTTATTGGGGAGGCTTATGCCCATACACTTCCCGGTATAAAATGTCACGGATGCGGTAAAATTCCTCGGCTGACAGTTCCCGTGGATACGACATGATCCGTAATGGAACGGGAGGCTTGTCAGGTGAAAAAGCCGGTTGTATATACGGGAAATGATTGAGCACAAACCCCAACCTGATATACCAGTCAACCCGCCGCTGTTCGGCCATTCCGCTTTCAGGAAGCTCCACCTCAAGCACCAGCAAACCTGCGTTTAGCTCGCACAACTCACGGATAATCCGCGTGCCAAGCCCGCTTTTTCTGGCGTCACGGGCGATGGCGATATGTTCCAGAAAGAGCAGCCCGTCAAAGTGCCAGGTGGCGGTTATGCCAATGACTTTGCCTGCCGATGTGATGGCACGAAACCGGTAGCGGGGATTTGGCAGGATGTTCAATTGCTGTGAAAGTGAACGCCGTTCGGCGCTGGGGAAACTGTCTTCATAAATGCGCCAAGCCTCCCCGAATTCGGCAGGAAGGCTTGGCGTCAGGTCATTACCACAGTTTGCTGGCATCAGTTGCAGATTACCGGTACGTCAATCAATGGAGCACTGCTCAGTGCCCCGCTTTCAATTTTTCCCAGTAGTCATTGTAAAGCTTGAGCGCAGCGCCGACATCCAGTTGGAATTCACCTTTTTCCAGTATTTCGGCAGGCGGGAAAATAATCGGGTCATTGCGGATTGCCTCGCTGACCAGTACCCTGGCAGCGGTGTTGGGGGTGCTGTAACCGAGTTTTTCCACCATCTGTTTGGCGACTTTCGGCCTGAGCATGTAGTCGATGAACTTGTGGGCATTATCGACATTTTCCGCGCCAGCGGTGATGGCGAGATTGTCCACCCACAGGGAAGCGCCTTCTTTCG
The sequence above is drawn from the Thiothrix nivea DSM 5205 genome and encodes:
- a CDS encoding ABC transporter ATP-binding protein encodes the protein MKNATQPVLAVEGISKLYGAGSNRVKALDDVSVTLYPGEVLLIMGPSGSGKTTLLSIMGCILRPTTGNVTVAGKCVSELAESALPDIRRHDLGFVFQAFNLFNTLTAQENVGVVLRLKGAPRRSITARSLALLEQVGLAHRANAYPRDMSGGEKQRTALARALAGDPPILLADEPTANLDSKTGHAVLALLRNLAKETGKAVAIVSHDPKAEAVADRIIEIQDGRLLS
- a CDS encoding c-type cytochrome translates to MSIQKKIVTAMAFATTTLVAMPASSAEPDDITHGKYLILTAGCNDCHTAGYAASGATIPEPEWLKGDSLGFRGPWGTTYAVNLREYMAGLSQEEWVNKARTLKARPPMPWWALNAMTEKDLKAIYTYVRALDTSDNKVPEFVPPDQEPPMPYVQWPMPQ
- a CDS encoding ABC transporter permease, translating into MFWLAFKMLFQERSRLIITLVGIVFSGVLTLMEVGIYLGMMGNATGIVRHTDADIWIMSKNVPNFDFSQPFPDYLIDRVRGLDEVARADSIQVWFGFLKLHDGRREQVELVGFDPDSGVGGPWAMESGQATDVKGGNYMILDASARQRLGDLTPGSLWEVNVFKEESFKLVGVSQGVVSFTTVPVMFTSHAWMERSLAGTNFANQTSFIVAKLKDPATLPDVVATLRNRLPNNDVYTRQEFINRAVEYWTIQTGMGMSFFLTAILAVLIGGAIVGQTIYASTLEHLRDYGTLKAMGARNRDINTVILSQAAVSAVLGFVISVTVLVLVRGGVERSGVPLTTPWELFVVMFVIIVLTCLSAAWVSVRKTKTLDPAMVFRG
- a CDS encoding GNAT family N-acetyltransferase; amino-acid sequence: MPANCGNDLTPSLPAEFGEAWRIYEDSFPSAERRSLSQQLNILPNPRYRFRAITSAGKVIGITATWHFDGLLFLEHIAIARDARKSGLGTRIIRELCELNAGLLVLEVELPESGMAEQRRVDWYIRLGFVLNHFPYIQPAFSPDKPPVPLRIMSYPRELSAEEFYRIRDILYREVYGHKPPQ
- a CDS encoding HlyD family secretion protein, with amino-acid sequence MKKTWIGVAVTLLALIAYLALWPRPAETSPATAPLRPAHIAAEGRVETMPGYDIDLGTSELNGKVAEIRVKTGDRVHSGQTVAVLENQDLQALVAQSEQDLQVAKARLAELESGARKEERLQADAQLRGALANQEEAHRQLQRNRELITKKTIPQASLDSAESAFKAAQATADEAQQRKNLLAAGPKPETIRLYRDQVRLAEAACEYNRKRLETTIIRSPIDGTVIERYLDAGEGVTPQTPILAIADLGKTWINAEVDETDVGRVTLGDKVNVTSDAYPGKVFAGTVSEIANYAGARGIRPDNPAVNLGLKIVKVKITLKEVTSLRLGMTVQVRIMTSPG